The region AGTACGTTTCAGGTAAAGGCGGAGATAGCCTGCGTCTGTTGTTGAAGGCCAATCTGCAACCGGTTTCCCGGTCTGCCGGTAACCGCCGTGCACGCGTCACGCACCTCCAGACAACGGCTGAGAGGGCTTTTAACGATGAAATCTTTGTTGTATTGCACTCTGAATTCACTTTCGCTTTTAGCTTAGAGAGAGAAGCCGACGAAAAATGAAAGATTCTCTCTCTTAACAATGGAGCATATGGTCTATCGATGAATTCGTCTTCATGGGTAAATGGTAGGGTGAGAATCGGGTCGGATCCTTCCGGGATCCATCTTTGGATAACAGGAGGAAGTGAAATGGGAATTAAGTCACCATTTTTATATGCTTTTGATCTGAAAACTTCCGACCAGGAGTTGAAGAAATGCCAGTAGGAGGATCCGTCAACTACCATGTGGTTGATCGAACAGCCGATGAATATTCCGTCGGTGAGTTCCGTCACCTGAATCGACAGCAACGACATTTCATGTCCGTCGTGATCGATAGCTTTGTGGTGATCGAAAAACGATTGAACAATCACCGGGACATCGACCGGCGTAAGTATCTCCGCCACCGTTAAATTAACAACCGAATGGATAAATCTGGCTCCAGGGCTATTCTCAGGATTCAAGAACACAACAATGGAAGGCGGGTTTTGTTGTTTTACGGTGGCTAAACGGGCGG is a window of Lactuca sativa cultivar Salinas chromosome 1, Lsat_Salinas_v11, whole genome shotgun sequence DNA encoding:
- the LOC111876173 gene encoding uncharacterized acetyltransferase At3g50280 yields the protein MEAPTVKIISDCFVKPKFVSEEAKKPIYLSPWDLVMVNVNYIQKGLLFHRPENQDFSITTFLEKLKDSLSATLTHFHPLAARLATVKQQNPPSIVVFLNPENSPGARFIHSVVNLTVAEILTPVDVPVIVQSFFDHHKAIDHDGHEMSLLSIQVTELTDGIFIGCSINHMVVDGSSYWHFFNSWSEVFRSKAYKNGDLIPISLPPVIQRWIPEGSDPILTLPFTHEDEFIDRPYAPLLRERIFHFSSASLSKLKAKVNSECNTTKISSLKALSAVVWRCVTRARRLPADRETGCRLAFNNRRRLSPPLPETYLGNSIAAVRGTATAGELLDHGVGWAAWRLHEAVVNHDDRVIREFVDSWVKNPFVYKMSRLFDANSIQMGSSPRFDMYGNEFGLGKGVAVLSGYANKFDGKVTLYEGREGGGSMDLEVCLLPENMAAFECDEEFMNVLNCLL